A window of Argopecten irradians isolate NY chromosome 1, Ai_NY, whole genome shotgun sequence contains these coding sequences:
- the LOC138324816 gene encoding tenascin-X-like: MAAALLLYQLERVVASLLDGRALPALLVLVIRAYVTPDTTTVARLVHALEKAAAAPLDSLALPVLPVLAIRAYVTPDTTTVARLVHELEKTAAAPLDSLALPVLPVLAIRASVTPDTTTAAPAVHNVSYLCSMITLSGTCTSGLGVTQCQTTGAVCATDNKCRCLQGTFDSNGFGTAGGTCVSISNIMATSLAYSSVGTASVTIIWSAPATYSGQVRRYDVTWSEAGGGTRTGTTASSLHVTGLQSATTYNLYIKSIESGSWTADQEVTTTTPITVTTKSLLGDLCGVCTDSNAICSISKCVCRSGYYDNDGDTTNVGGTCTARLNPGESCPTSPSNACKNNSVCTGGMCTCNNGYYDSDGPSTSSGTCTARLNPGVTCNAVIPNACKDNSACSEGSCSCNSGYYDNDGLSANNGICTALIALSGTCSSGLGVTQCQTNGAVCATDNKCRCNQGTFDSNGFGNAGGTCVGMNNLMVTFLSSSNVGTTSVTISWSAPATYSGQVSRYDVVWTGGGTGTGTTATSLQVTGLQSATTYNFYIKSIESGSWTADQEVTTSIPITVTTKSLLGNTCGSCADPNAVCSTTCVCKCGYYDNDGDTTNVGGTCTANILPGEPCNNILNECTALSTCSGGICTCNSGYYDSGATCELRLNPGVACPVSPTNACKDNSICIGGVCTCNNGYYDSDGPSANNGLCTLKILPGESCNNIANECTALSTCSGGICTCNTGYYDSGDTCESRLNPGVSCPVSPTNACKDSSICIGGVCTCNNGYYDSDGPSANNGICTLKILPGESCNNIANECTALSTCSGGICTCNTGYYDSGDTCESRLNPGVACPVSPTNACKDNSICIGGVCTCNNGYYDSDGPSANNGLCTLKILPGESCNNIANECTALSTCSGGICTCNTGYYDSGDTCESRKACPSTPTNACKDDSVFLGVCTCNNGYYDSYDSSANSGMCTERLYPGVACPVSPTNACKDNSICIGGVCTCNNGYYDSDGPSANNGLCTLKILPGESCNNIANECTALSTCSGGICTCNTGYYDSGDTCESRLNPGVSCPVSPTNACKDNSVCIGGVCTCNNGYYDSDGLSANNGLCTLKILPGESCNNIANECTALSTCSGGTCICNTGYYDSGDTCESSK, translated from the exons CTTCCAGTTCTACCTGTGTTAGCAATACGTGCGTCTGTAACTCCGGATACTACGACAGCGGCACCAGCTGTTCACAACGTAAGTTATTTATGTTCAA TGATTACGTTAAGCGGGACCTGTACTAGTGGTTTAGGTGTTACCCAGTGTCAGACGACTGGAGCTGTTTGTGCCACTGACAACAAATGTAGATGTCTCCAAGGAACATTTGATAGTAACGGGTTTGGTACAGCTGGTGGTACCTGTGTGAGCA TAAGTAACATTATGGCGACATCTCTAGCCTACTCAAGTGTTGGAACCGCATCTGTGACTATAATCTGGTCAGCTCCAGCCACCTACAGTGGTCAGGTCAGAAGGTATGATGTGACATGGAGTGAGGCTGGTGGTGGTACCCGGACTGGTACTACAGCTTCATCTCTACATGTGACAGGACTACAGTCAGCCACAACGTACAACTTGTATATAAAGTCTATAGAATCTGGAAGTTGGACAGCAGATCAAGaagtaacaacaacaacaccaatAACGGTTACAACAA AAAGCCTTCTTGGAGATCTATGTGGTGTTTGTACTGACTCCAATGCCATCTGTAGCATTTCTAAATGTGTATGTAGATCTGGTTACTATGACAATGATGGAGATACTACCAATGTCGGGGGAACATGTACTGCTA GATTAAACCCAGGAGAATCATGCCCAACCTCACCATCAAATGCATGTAAGAATAACTCTGTGTGTACTGGTGGTATGTGTACCTGTAACAACGGTTACTATGACAGTGATGGTCCGTCAACCAGTAGTGGGACATGTACAGCAC GACTAAACCCAGGGGTGACATGTAATGCAGTAATACCAAATGCATGTAAGGACAACTCAGCTTGTAGTGAAGGTTCATGTTCCTGTAACTCCGGTTACTATGACAATGATGGTTTGTCAGCTAATAACGGGATATGTACTGCAC TGATCGCATTAAGCGGGACCTGTTCTAGTGGTTTAGGTGTTACCCAGTGTCAGACGAATGGAGCTGTTTGTGCCACTGACAACAAATGTAGATGTAACCAAGGAACATTTGATAGTAACGGGTTTGGTAACGCTGGAGGTACCTGTGTGGGCA TGAACAACCTAATGGTGACCTTTTTAAGCTCCTCTAATGTTGGAACCACATCTGTGACTATAAGCTGGTCAGCTCCGGCCACCTACAGTGGTCAGGTCAGTAGGTATGATGTGGTATGGACTGGTGGTGGTACCGGGACTGGTACTACAGCTACATCTCTACAGGTGACAGGACTTCAGTCGGCCACAACGTACAACTTCTATATAAAGTCTATAGAATCTGGAAGTTGGACAGCAGATCAAGAAGTAACAACGTCAATACCAATAACAGTTACTACAA AAAGCCTTCTTGGTAATACATGTGGTTCCTGTGCTGACCCCAACGCCGTCTGTAGTACtacatgtgtgtgtaaatgtggTTACTATGACAACGATGGAGATACTACAAATGTCGGCGGAACATGTACTGCTA ACATTCTACCTGGAGAGCCCTGTAACAACATCCTCAATGAATGTACAGCCTTGTCTACCTGTAGTGGGGGTATATGTACCTGTAACTCAGGTTACTATGACAGTGGTGCAACATGTGAATTAA GACTAAACCCAGGAGTAGCATGCCCAGTATCACCAACAAACGCCTGTAAGGACAACTCTATATGTattggtggtgtgtgtacctgtaACAATGGTTACTATGACAGTGATGGTCCATCAGCCAATAACGGATTATGTACTCTAA AGATCCTTCCCGGGGAGTCCTGTAACAACATCGCCAATGAATGTACAGCCTTGTCTACCTGTAGTGGGGGTATATGTACCTGTAACACAGGTTACTATGACAGTGGTGATACATGTGAATCAA GACTAAATCCAGGAGTATCATGTCCAGTATCACCAACAAACGCCTGTAAGGACAGCTCTATATGTattggtggtgtgtgtacctgtaACAATGGTTACTATGACAGTGATGGTCCATCAGCCAATAACGGGATATGTACTCTAA AGATCCTTCCCGGGGAGTCCTGTAACAACATCGCCAATGAATGTACAGCCTTGTCTACCTGTAGTGGGGGTATATGTACCTGTAACACAGGTTACTATGACAGTGGTGATACATGTGAATCAA GACTTAACCCAGGAGTAGCATGCCCAGTATCACCAACAAACGCCTGTAAGGACAACTCTATATGTattggtggtgtgtgtacctgtaACAATGGTTACTATGACAGTGATGGTCCATCAGCCAATAACGGATTATGTACTCTAA AGATCCTTCCCGGGGAGTCCTGTAACAACATCGCCAATGAATGTACAGCCTTGTCTACCTGTAGTGGGGGTATATGTACCTGTAACACAGGTTACTATGACAGTGGTGATACATGTGAATCAA GAAAGGCATGTCCTTCAACACCAACAAATGCATGTAAGGACGACTCTGTGTTTTTAGGTGTGTGTACCTGTAACAACGGTTACTATGACAGCTATGACTCGTCAGCTAATAGTGGGATGTGTACGGAAA GACTTTACCCAGGAGTAGCATGCCCAGTATCACCAACAAACGCCTGTAAGGACAACTCTATATGTattggtggtgtgtgtacctgtaACAATGGTTACTATGACAGTGATGGTCCATCAGCCAATAACGGATTATGTACTCTAA AGATCCTTCCCGGGGAGTCCTGTAACAACATCGCCAATGAATGTACAGCCTTGTCTACCTGTAGTGGGGGTATATGTACCTGTAACACAGGTTACTATGACAGTGGTGATACATGTGAATCAA GACTAAATCCAGGAGTATCATGCCCAGTATCACCAACAAACGCCTGTAAGGATAACTCTGTGTGTattggtggtgtgtgtacctgtaACAATGGTTACTATGACAGTGATGGTCTATCAGCCAATAACGGATTATGTACTCTAA AGATCCTTCCCGGGGAGTCCTGTAACAACATCGCCAATGAATGTACAGCCTTGTCTACCTGTAGTGGgggtacatgtatctgtaacACAGGTTACTATGACAGTGGTGATACATGTGAATCAAGTAAGTAa
- the LOC138324888 gene encoding uncharacterized protein: MAFRRFVSKKSTPQTMISDNGTTFLAAAETVKSITNSRVVKEKLQEHGTEWKFIPKRAPWFGGFWERLIGIVKTTIFKVLGSAYITVEELSTLISEVEMIINDRPITHVSVDNRDPEPLTPSHLLYGRRISSPVYPDKRQTPHGPVSHVTLNNQYSRKTEILQHIWTRWKKEYLTSLREFQRASGTVKETIKIGDVVQIHDDTKRIYWKLGVVEDLIIGGDGHARAAIVKTRSGRTNRPITKLFPLEINVKEPRRSERLTKS; encoded by the coding sequence ATGGCTTTTCGTCGTTTTGTCAGCAAGAAGTCTACCCCACAAACAATGATTTCCGATAATGGAACGACTTTTTTGGCTGCGGCGGAGACAGTTAAATCCATTACAAATTCACGGGTTGTTAAGGAAAAACTACAAGAGCATGGAACAGAGTGGAAATTCATCCCAAAGAGAGCCCCTTGGTTTGGCGGGTTCTGGGAACGTTTAATAGGAATAGTCAAAACAACTATATTCAAAGTACTTGGATCAGCCTACATTACTGTGGAGGAGTTATCCACACTCATCTCAGAAGTCGAGATGATCATCAATGACCGTCCTATAACACACGTGTCCGTGGACAACAGAGATCCAGAACCACTCACTCCGTCACACTTACTTTACGGACGCAGAATATCATCACCCGTGTATCCCGATAAAAGACAGACTCCTCATGGGCCAGTTTCACATGTAACTTTAAACAACCAGTATTCTCGTAAAACGGAAATACTGCAACATATCTGGACACGGTGGAAGAAGGAATATCTCACATCTCTACGAGAATTCCAACGCGCATCTGGTACCGTCAAAGAAACGATTAAGATTGGTGATGTGGTACAAATTCACGACGATACAAAACGGATCTATTGGAAATTGGGAGTAGTGGAGGACCTTATCATTGGAGGCGACGGACACGCGAGAGCTGCTATAGTGAAAACACGTAGCGGGAGAACTAACAGACCAATCACAAAACTGTTTCCTTTAGAAATAAATGTAAAGGAACCAAGAAGAAGTGAGAGACTGACCAAATCATAA
- the LOC138324953 gene encoding uncharacterized protein — protein MRWNVDSNTLGYPCLQLTTPDKLTKREILSQSSKIFDPLGFLSPVSIRGKIFMQELWKHNYTWDQELPENVTEKWKIVSDELRIATSLNVARYIPQQQDIRASQLHIFTDASPHAYGACAYLVNGENSTLLLSKNRVTPLKETTLPRMELLGAVIGVQLAEYFESVLNTNLITLWCDSQIVLHWLKSDKPLKKFISNRVTQIKELTGKHSWRYVPTNSNPADLQTRGISAKELLDNPLWIHGPKWIINQPEWPIWDPNSTTKLMISQVKEHGVEEEIQQEECEQAVPHILTLSNYSSYQKLLRITAFILRFANNCRQSKNDRICGDIISQELNQASKYWIKVVQQESYGDVKESLNNTKRNHLIRQLKLFMDSNGLIRYQGRIHNAPLPDDTKFPLLLPKSHAFTKLIIEDTHRRNLHCGPEATIVTLREKFWIPSIRQEVRNCLRKCVPCRKVTGKSFLAPDPPPLPKDRLKDTIYSYRSRFYRSYTCENEEFEGQKGVHLPIYLC, from the coding sequence ATGCGATGGAACGTTGACAGTAATACATTAGGATATCCATGTCTACAACTAACAACGCCTGACAAGTTGACCAAGAGAGAGATACTCAGTCAGTCGTCAAAGATTTTTGACCCCTTAGGTTTTCTGAGCCCCGTTTCCATAAGAGGAAAAATATTTATGCAGGAATTATGGAAACATAACTATACATGGGATCAGGAATTGCCTGAAAACGTGACAGAAAAATGGAAGATTGTGAGCGATGAATTAAGAATTGCTACTAGCCTGAACGTCGCGAGATATATTCCTCAACAACAGGATATTAGAGCTAGTCAGTTACACATCTTCACAGATGCTAGTCCTCATGCATACGGAGCATGCGCTTACTTGGTGAACGGCGAGAATTCAACACTTCTATTATCCAAGAACCGTGTTACACCTTTAAAAGAAACTACCCTACCAAGAATGGAACTTTTGGGAGCAGTCATTGGTGTTCAGTTGGCAGAATACTTTGAATCAGTGTTAAACACAAACTTAATAACACTTTGGTGTGACAGTCAGATAGTGCTACACTGGTTGAAATCGGATAAACCGCTGAAAAAGTTCATTTCAAACCGAGTGACACAGATAAAAGAACTGACGGGAAAACATTCATGGAGATATGTACCCACAAACAGTAATCCAGCGGATCTCCAAACAAGGGGGATATCAGCCAAAGAGTTGTTGGACAATCCACTATGGATTCATGGACCTAAGTGGATAATTAATCAACCCGAATGGCCTATATGGGACCCAAATAGCACGACAAAATTGATGATCTCGCAGGTCAAAGAGCACGGGGTAGAGGAGGAAATTCAACAAGAGGAATGTGAACAAGCAGTACCTCATATCCTTACCCTATCGAACTACAGTTCTTACCAGAAACTGCTACGGATCACTGCTTTCATACTTCGGTTCGCAAACAACTGTagacagagcaaaaatgatcGGATCTGTGGCGACATCATTTCGCAGGAACTAAACCAGGCGTCAAAATACTGGATCAAAGTTGTCCAACAAGAAAGCTATGGAGATGTAAAGGAAAGTTTGAACAACACTAAACGGAACCACTTAATCAGACAGTTAAAGTTGTTCATGGATTCCAATGGATTGATCAGATATCAAGGTAGGATACATAACGCACCATTACCGGACGACACAAAGTTTCCTCTCCTCTTACCCAAGTCACATGCGTTTACTAAACTCATTATAGAAGATACACATCGACGGAATCTGCATTGTGGACCAGAGGCAACGATCGTGACATTGAGGGAGAAGTTTTGGATACCAAGCATTCGACAAGAAGTACGAAATTGTCTACGCAAATGTGTTCCGTGTAGGAAAGTGACAGGGAAAAGTTTTCTTGCACCAGACCCGCCACCACTACCTAAAGACAGATTGAAAGACACCATTTACAGTTACAGGAGTAGATTTTACCGGAGCTATACATGTGAAAATGAAGAATTCGAGGGACAAAAAGGTGTACATTTGCCTATTTACTTGTGCTAG
- the LOC138325023 gene encoding uncharacterized protein: MQNLVELPAPRDIVDLRSYLDKTETYIRSLESLGTHAESYSALLVPIILRKLPRDFLMDITRQNGNDHWNLHSLLESIKQEICIRDSTNFGIEREPDTTTRPTATFLTNGNGNNGNRTSRKSTNSSVSAKQLKFDINSRPCAYCKGIHAPVNCDLNREEKMKILKEHKLCYNCLGSHKVADCNSKKSCKNCQRRHHTSVCPKDNINHTTRTSEPIKSEVITMHSATPTASHILLKTAVAEVQSTNGTGCDANIMFDEGSQRSFVTRQMADRLAVKTIGTEVLNLSGFGSTNGEIRNLDKVRLFVIGVNNQRIPIEALVVPNIGVPLQTHSSEVKELKYLRNLQLAHKGPGNTSFEIQILTGADYYWNFIMDHVVRGNGPTAVQSKLGYLLSGPSNGNSKSTNIGVYKVLTEHKDEEVNLTKFWEIEDIPDTKYIGANTKLQEYQDNKIIHKDGRFIARLPWKEDHFELPTNRTIAKLRLKSVIQRLKKKPGMMQVYDSIIKDQKEKGFIEEINDDDGKNDVHYIPHHAVKKDSLATPIRIVFDCSCKESKGSPSLNDCLETNAPQLNNLTTLLTNFRMNKYAVTADIENAFLQVGLDEEDRDYTRFFWLKDYTDQNSEIVTYRFNVVLFGATCSPFILNATLLKLFQGNGHTAAQLH, encoded by the coding sequence ATGCAAAACTTAGTAGAATTACCGGCTCCACGAGACATTGTAGATTTACGTAGTTATTTAGACAAGACGGAAACCTATATTCGAAGTCTCGAATCTCTTGGTACCCACGCGGAATCTTATTCGGCCCTACTAGTACCCATCATTCTTAGGAAACTACCTCGTGATTTTCTCATGGATATTACGCGTCAGAACGGAAATGACCACTGGAATTTACATTCATTACTAGAGAGTATCAAACAAGAAATATGCATTCGTGATTCAACAAATTTCGGAATAGAACGTGAACCCGACACAACAACTAGGCCTACTGCTACGTTTCTCACCAACGGCAACGGTAACAACGGTAATCGTACCTCGCGGAAGTCAACCAATAGTTCAGTATCAGCAAAGCAATTAAAGTTCGATATCAATTCAAGACCGTGTGCGTATTGCAAAGGAATACATGCCCCTGTAAACTGTGATTTAAATCGTGAGGAAAagatgaaaattttgaaagaacaCAAACTGTGTTACAACTGCCTGGGATCACACAAAGTGGCCGATTGTAATTCGAAAAAGTCATGCAAAAATTGCCAGCGTCGACACCACACTAGTGTATGTCCAAAGGACAACATTAATCATACAACGCGGACATCAGAACCAATTAAATCAGAGGTAATCACTATGCATTCAGCGACACCTACAGCGTctcacattttattgaaaacggCAGTAGCTGAAGTACAATCCACGAACGGAACAGGATGTGACGCGAACATAATGTTTGATGAAGGATCACAACGGTCATTTGTTACTAGACAAATGGCAGACCGGCTTGCCGTGAAAACGATAGGTACAGAAGTTCTCAACTTATCTGGATTTGGTTCGACAAACGGCGAAATTCGCAACCTGGATAAAGTTCGTCTGTTCGTCATCGGCGTAAACAACCAACGTATCCCCATAGAGGCTTTAGTCGTCCCTAACATCGGCGTACCGTTACAGACGCATTCTTCGGAGGTAAAGGAATTAAAATATCTTCGCAATTTACAACTCGCTCACAAAGGCCCAGGAAATACCtcttttgaaatacaaattctGACAGGAGCGGATTATTACTGGAATTTCATCATGGACCATGTAGTTCGCGGTAACGGACCTACAGCTGTACAATCTAAGCTTGGCTATCTATTGTCGGGTCCTAGTAACGGAAACTCCAAGTCAACAAACATAGGGGTATACAAGGTCCTGACTGAGCATAAAGACGAAGAAGTCAACCTGACGAAATTCTGGGAAATTGAAGACATTCCGGATACGAAATACATCGGAGCTAACACTAAACTACAGGAATATCAGGATAACAAGATCATACACAAAGATGGCAGATTTATCGCAAGGCTACCATGGAAAGAGGATCATTTTGAGCTTCCTACAAATAGAACTATTGCTAAGCTGAGACTTAAGAGTGTTATACAAcgtctaaaaaaaaaaccaggaatgATGCAGGTATATGACAGTATCATTAAAGATCAGAAAGAGAAAGGCTTTATAGAAGAGATCAACGATGATGATGGAAAGAACGATGTTCATTACATACCTCACCACGCAGTGAAGAAAGATTCACTCGCCACTCCTATAAGGATAGTGTTCGACTGCAGCTGCAAGGAATCCAAAGGATCACCAAGTCTGAACGATTGTCTTGAAACGAATGCTCCGCAGTTAAACAACCTTACAACTTTACTGACAAACTTCCGGATGAACAAGTATGCAGTTACAGCGGATATTGAAAATGCATTCCTACAAGTCGGGCTTGATGAGGAAGACAGGGACTACACCCGCTTTTTCTGGCTTAAGGATTACACAGATCAAAACAGTGAGATCGTTACATATCGGTTCAATGTAGTTTTGTTTGGAGCAACGTGCTCACCTTTTATTCTCAACGCAACCTTGTTGAAATTATTCCAAGGTAACGGCCATACAGCTGCACAACTACATTAA